One genomic segment of Chelonia mydas isolate rCheMyd1 chromosome 1, rCheMyd1.pri.v2, whole genome shotgun sequence includes these proteins:
- the GGACT gene encoding gamma-glutamylaminecyclotransferase isoform X3 translates to MARVFVYGTLKKGQPNYQHMLNGTHGTAKFQGRGRTVEKYPLVITGKYNIPFLLNIPGTGHHVTGEIYSVDDQMLQFLDEFEGCPDMYQRTPVRLEVVEWEDKSSAPEERPAVNSIIECFVYSTTTYQPAWINLPYYDNYDSLGNHGLHYVLRESRD, encoded by the coding sequence ATGGCTCGTGTTTTTGTGTATGGAACCCTTAAAAAAGGCCAGCCCAATTACCAGCACATGTTAAATGGTACCCATGGGACAGCAAAATTCCAAGGCAGGGGGCGCACCGTGGAGAAATACCCTTTGGTGATTACAGGAAAATATAACATTCCTTTTTTGCTGAACATCCCAGGAACGGGACACCATGTTACTGGAGAGATTTATTCCGTTGATGACCAGATGCTGCAATTCCTTGATGAATTTGAAGGTTGCCCAGACATGTATCAACGTACTCCAGTGAGGCTTGAAGTAGTCGAGTGGGAAGATAAAAGCAGTGCACCTGAAGAGAGGCCAGCTGTTAACAGCATTATAGAATGCTTTGTGTACAGCACAACCACCTACCAGCCAGCGTGGATAAATCTCCCATACTATGACAATTATGATTCCTTAGGGAATCATGGTCTTCATTATGTGCTACGTGAAAGTAGAGATTAA